GAAGTGGTGGTTAGAGAGGAGTTTTCTGCTGGTTGAAAGTCTTTTTTAGACCGAAAGCAATTTTGTGCTTAGATAAGATGATTATGaggtaaatttttaaaaataagatgaGAGGAGAGAGTATGAAAATAAAAGGCAATCCCATGATTTGTGCCGTGTGTTGACTAATTAACTGTCACATAATCTTTGCAATATGATAATTGTGTAAAAATATCTGCTATTTATGGAATAAACAAAATTTGATATcattttattaaataatttttaaaaagtgCTTAGCCGGATAGTTTTCTCTTAAAATTGTATTATGTTTTGGATTAAAGTTGTATATGTTTTTTCACGAAAGAATGTCACCAAAAGAAGCATATGAATTTTTATAACAGTACACGTTTGTATGAACACAAGACATGACTGTTCATCGTTAGTATGTAGCTGACAAGACTATCTAACTATTCATTGTTATTATTTTATCTGTCTCAAATTATGTAATACAATTTTTTTGATCTGTTGGAAAATAATGAtacttttatatttaaaaatagtttaactttaaacttctcattttacttttaatgaaataatttGAAGTCATAAAAATATCTAAGATTTGCTTTAGACCATAAGTTTTAAACTTATTACTGCTCATCTCATGGAGGGAAAAGCAAAAATATAGTTGTCTTGTTTGTCGTCTCAACGTATTCTTTCCCCAGTATCGTCCCACAAAGAAAGAAAGAGCACATAGCTCTAGCCAGACCTATAGGTTCGCTAACGTAAAGCGAGGCGTTGAGCCTAAAGGGTGAACTGAAATTATTTTCGGAACTATATTTCATACAACTAACATGTGTTCAGTCCAGCAGGAACGCGCACTGCAAACGAACCTAAGCTGCTTTACTGAATCCCCCGATGGCCtttcttattttaattaattagcaTCCTAACACAAATTATACTTAAACTACAATCTTCATACATATATCGGGAGAAGTAACATTTTTGGAGAAGAATAttaggggtgggggtgggggtgggggtaggGGGAGGAGGCTGAATACCTCATCATTCCTAATTTGGTACGAGAAAAGATAAGACTACCtataaaagtgaaactatttACCCTCCCCTACCCATTAAAGAATTCTACCCACTAAATAATTACAATTCCTACACATTTAATAAATAAACGACAATAACAAAATAACTACCCACACTTTAATGCCCTACGTATAAAAACACAGAAACTGCtcaaaatttcagaaaattaGCGCACAAACGTGGAAAAACGCAGAAGCTCTtcaaaatttcagaaaattaGCGCACAAAATTGAGATTTCCACTGATCGAAGAGCAGTAAGTGTGAAAAAACAGATCGAAGATGCTGATTCGGATTTTAATTTCGCTGTTCTCTTCAGAttttgattttgttgttggtttgattttgatttcGGAGCTAAACTTCTGAATTTTAGCTGAAAATTCTAATCTAGGTTTGGAGATCTGGAGATCTAGAGGTTTGATTTCGCTGTTGTTTTGTTGAAATTTCGAACACTGTTGATTTCGAACACTGTTGAAATTTGCATTGTTGAGATTCAATTTTGGACATAAAAGTGATTATACCTTTAGAATCATGGAAAATATTCCAATTCTGCTGCAACATAGTGGAGAATGGGATGAtaacaataatttcataaattttcatATTAATGCAATTCTAATAAAGACCTATTGGAAATTTGAACAACTTCTCAGAGAAATTGCAAAGCTACTGCGAAAGGACAGTAAAACAATAGTTATTCAGTATGCTATTGCTCAAGGATATCCACCAATTACACTTTGCAGCGATATGAGTGTTAGTGTTTATATGGAATTGAAAAAATCAAGTGCAGGGATGACAACACTTCCCCTGTGTGTGTCGTTTGCTAAAAACACTATAGCTGCAAGCACCTCCAGTTTCGATGTTGCTCCAATTTCACCAGAAATTGCACAATTTGAAAGCACTGATATGATTACTACGTTTGATGTGCAAGAAGGAGATGACGTCATTTTAGAACTTGATGATGCAAACATCATAACTGATCAATTTCatcaaaatgttgaaaaaggacaaaTTTACGAAGACAAGAACCTGCTGGCTCTCGTTATGAAACAATATGCTGTTAGAGAAAAATGTCAATATCGGGTTCATAAATCATGCCCAAGAAGGTTCGTCTGCATGTTTTCAAGTAAAAAAACTATGTGATACCTATATAGTATATAAATATGCTAAATCAGTATACTATGAGAGTATATAACTGTATTGGTTTGTCTTTGTTATTATCAGTAAAATAtaataccaatatagtatatatGTATGCTAAATCAGTATACTATGTGAGTATAGAATTGTATTGCTTTGTCTATATTTTTTATCAGCAAAATATGATACTTATACAGTATAtaagtataccaacagagtataccATGTGAGTATATAATTGTACGGATTTTTGTGTgtgttttttattaataaaacaTTATACATAACTGTATTTGTATTATAAACAGGTATATCCTTGAATGCGTGGATGAAATATGCACTTGGAGACTTAAAGCATCAAGCCTGCGAGAATCAAATCTTTTCAAAGTGATAGATTTCAATTATGTCCACAGTTGTTTAACTGATAAGAGATTTTGTTCACAAAAGCAAGTTGTCTCAGCTTTTGTTGCAGCTGTGGTACAAGATAAACTTGTTGACCCGAAAACCATATATACACCAACTGATATCCAAAGAGACATCCAAAAAGCATATGGTATGGACTtaagctacatgcaagcatggagaTCAAAAGAAAAAGCAATGCAATTATTGAGACGATCACCAAGTGAATCATACAAGAAAATGCCAACATATCTTTATATGTTAGAGTACGCTAACCCAGGATCAGTGACACGACTACACACTGAAGAAGATGGGAGCTTCTTGTATGCATTCATAGCTATATATACATCGATTAGAGCATGGGTTTATTGTAGGCCAACAGTTGTAGTTGATGGAAGTTTTTTAAAGTCAACATATAGAGGGACCATACTCACGGCTTTCACGCAAGACACAAAGGGTAAGAATACAATCCAATTACATtcagttaaagaaacaaaaaatattttcaaatattttgataccagtatggtatacaagtataccaacagagtatatagtTGTTTTGCTACACACCTGCACGTACCTATAACATACTACTATATGAAATactaaattaatattttgtgtacaatccgattacattcagttaaagaaacaaaaaaaaaatattttcaaatattatatgataccagtatggtatacaagtataccaacagagtatatagtTATTTTGCTACACACCTGCACCTAcctatgactatactactatatgaAATGCTAAATTAATATAGTGTGTTGTAATTGATATTTTGTTCTTTGGGTTTACAGGACAAATTCTACCCCTCGCATATGCAATTGTTGATTCGGAAAATGATGCATCGTGGGAATGGTTCTTCGTGCAGTTGAGAGAAACCTATGGACAAAGAGAGGGAATGTGCATTGTATCAGACAGACATGATGCTATATGGAAAACAACTTCAATTGTCTATCCAGAAGTCCCTCATTGTGCATGTATGTTCCATCTGTGGAACAACATAAAGACAAACTTCAGGAAGAGCCAAAAACAAATCAAAGAAGTATATTTTGCTTTAGCAAGAGCATACACTGTTGAAGAATTCAACAGGCATATGGCAGGGTTAGAAGCTATTGATAGTAGAGTGAAAACATACTTGATGGATATTGGATATGATAAATGGTCCAAGGCGTATTCCAAGGCAAATAGAATCATGACCATGACATCGAATATTGCGGAATCAGTAAATGCAGCAAACAAGCACGCAAAAGACCTCCTAGTTATGAATTTGCTTGACTTTATGACAACATTGATTCAAAAATGGAATTACATCAATCGGAAGGATGCAGTGGAATCATTTATGAAGATTGGTGCAAAGTATGAAAAAATATTGGCAGATAATACTATCTTATCACAGACGATGACGGTATGCATTTTCAAATCATAAAAACACTGCATGTactgtatttttacttttttacctTAGTGATTTCACTAAACAACTGAATATTGTTATTTAAAAAATACTATTACTTCATATAGCTAATGActtttcttaattaaaattatactaGGTGTTGCCATCAACTGAATTCTTACATTTAGTAATTGATGGCCAAACAAGAAATGTGGTGCGCCTACATGAAAGAAACTGCAGTTGTGGGAGGTTTCAGCTAGACGATATTCCATGTCCACATGCAATGGCAGTTATAGAAAAATTCCATATGGATTCATACAAGTATTGCTCGGATTACTACAGCATAGACTACTTGCTGAAAACATATGAGATACCAGTAAATCCATTGCCTGATGAAACAACGTGGCAAATTCCAGAACATGTCTCTTCGCAGGTGGTACTGCCaccaaaagaaaaaatcaaacCAGGAAGACCTAAAAGGAAGAGAGGCATAGGAGGCTGGGAAGGAAATACAGTTACATGTGCACTATGCGGGAGAAAAGGACACAACCGGAGAACATGCTGAAATATTCCAAAGAGAGATTGATATAATGCTTCAATgtttttatacaactcatataTTGTAGAATCGTAGCATTTGAACAGCAAAAAATAAAATGCATTTCTTGCACTGGACATATATTTGGTATGATGATTCTTTGCGAAATTACTTTTTGGCAACAAATTTATATGGCTACTTGTATTTTCAATAAGAATCTGGTTATTTTCTATTTTAGTATATAAAAGTGGGATGCATTTACATCTAGTTGCTGCAGGAAAAAAGATGCTAAAATATATCTGTGATACCCAATTGGTATATCTGTATACCTTATTGGTATATCTGTATACCTTATTAGTATCAAAATATGTGCAGAAATAGAAGTGGTGCACGCTTTGCAGCTCATGTCTGTATTGAACTATAACAAATTGGAAGCCATTTACATGCAGTTATTTGTGCATCACCAGGTACATTAATACAAGGTGATACCCAATGTTATATTTGTATACCTCGCTGGTATATAGTGGTATTGCACTAATATGGCTAAAACAAAATATGCACAGAAATATAAATAGTGCACCAGATACAACGTGATACCTAAAATGCGCACACTTTGCAACTCATGTCAGTACTTACATCTAGTTGCTGCAGGAAAAAAGATGAGTCAAATACAACGTGATACCCAAATGGTATATCATTATACCTGATTGGTATATAGTTCTACTACACTAATACACCATCTATGCTAAAACTACAGATGAACATTAAAGCTTAGACCATCATCACATTCGAAAGCAGATAATTTAACTTCTGTCACAACTACTTTGTATGTTGCTGGAAGTGTTCACTTCATCTGCCCCTAACTTTCACTTGTTGAATCCATTAAACCTTACCCTCTGGCAAAGGAATGGACCTCGGCATCCTAATAAACCAACAACTTTATGGAAGAAGCCTAAGAAAAGCCTAATAAAACAAGcagaaattagaaataaaatcaGTAAATTTTCAGCATCAAGAGACATAACTATACTGATAACCCCCATGTACTTGAAGAAATCTATTACCACATATTTTGAACCAGAATAATTAAATATGACAAAAGAAACATTAGCAGCTGGAAATATTTTATAAAGGCACAAGTTTCCTACAGTCTTGAATCAGCAAAAACTCATTTACTACTAATAATACCATACTTCACCAAAAACTATTAAAATCCTGCAAAGTTTTCATGATACAATTAACTAAAACCAAAAagaaacctatactacttctTGCGTTTCTTTCCACGAGTCTTTTTAGGTGCTACTGGAGCCTCAGATTCACTTGATTCGCCATGCAACTGCTTGTTCCTCCCATAGTGCCACAACAGTATACCAAACCTAGCTCGAAGACCATCCACATCAAAATTGGCAACAGGGATTGGAAGATCTTCAATAATATACTCTGCAAAGCAAGCAACATATACTCCACAATCTCTGAAATAAAACAATGAATAGAATATAAAAATCAATTAGAAGTGAAAATGTTAATATAAATGAggaaaacaaagtaaaaaaaaagtaaCTATTCTTACGAATTTTGTTGTGTTGGCAGATTTGTAATCAGTTCAATATCAAAAGGATCAGTCAACTTCTTTCCCATGTGCAGACCATTTTCTACTACAATGTCACTTCTTTGGTTATAAAATTCAATACTAACTAGAAATAGGGGATCAACACAGCATAAGCCTTTGCCACTTTCTGAATAGCCTTTTTGTGCTTTCGCCTACGTAGTGAATCATATACATAAAAACATCTCTTGTGGAATGACACACACCCCAATATCCAATGGCAAATTTCTGCCAAATTAATTGGAAAAAGGACATGATCAACCTGGTGCCATGGAGTGTTACAATGCATCCTAAATCCTTTCATGTACTCCATGATATCGTCTGATCTATCAATCAAATGATCTTGTTTCCCACCTTTTACAAATTCTGTGAAAACCCTTTGAATGATATTATTAAAAAGAGTATTTGTAGTTGTGACTTTGATTGGCATATTAATTCCATATTTCGCCTTCTTCCTAAGATAGTAGAATATAATATTCAAGTGCTgcaaaaaaagagaggaagaaaacatgACTACCACTAACAATATGAATGAACtactacaacaacaaaaataaaaaacagTACACATACCGAACTAGAGAGCGGCCTGCCAGAATAGTTTAAAGTATGGAAAAACGTCTTATCATCAATCTAttcaacttcaaagtcagaaaAAGGCTCTAGCTTTTGATCACCACGTAAATACACTTCCCTATTTCGTATAAAAGAAGATATAGATAAGAAATATAACAACAAacattaagaaaaaatgaaaacaaaagtaCATGGAAACGAATACGCACTCTCCCAATTGCATATTTGCTTCAACAAAGTTTGAGAATGCAGTCGTAAGCTTAAAATCAACCGTCTCTGAAATGTCATTTACAAATGGAAATCTCCCTTTGATAACCTTCGAGGATCCCCCAACTGCACTAACACCAGATTGCCAATCAT
The Nicotiana sylvestris chromosome 11, ASM39365v2, whole genome shotgun sequence DNA segment above includes these coding regions:
- the LOC104233778 gene encoding uncharacterized protein, translating into MENIPILLQHSGEWDDNNNFINFHINAILIKTYWKFEQLLREIAKLLRKDSKTIVIQYAIAQGYPPITLCSDMSVSVYMELKKSSAGMTTLPLCVSFAKNTIAASTSSFDVAPISPEIAQFESTDMITTFDVQEGDDVILELDDANIITDQFHQNVEKGQIYEDKNLLALVMKQYAVREKCQYRVHKSCPRRYILECVDEICTWRLKASSLRESNLFKVIDFNYVHSCLTDKRFCSQKQVVSAFVAAVVQDKLVDPKTIYTPTDIQRDIQKAYGMDLSYMQAWRSKEKAMQLLRRSPSESYKKMPTYLYMLEYANPGSVTRLHTEEDGSFLYAFIAIYTSIRAWVYCRPTVVVDGSFLKSTYRGTILTAFTQDTKGQILPLAYAIVDSENDASWEWFFVQLRETYGQREGMCIVSDRHDAIWKTTSIVYPEVPHCACMFHLWNNIKTNFRKSQKQIKEVYFALARAYTVEEFNRHMAGLEAIDSRVKTYLMDIGYDKWSKAYSKANRIMTMTSNIAESVNAANKHAKDLLVMNLLDFMTTLIQKWNYINRKDAVESFMKIGAKYEKILADNTILSQTMTVLPSTEFLHLVIDGQTRNVVRLHERNCSCGRFQLDDIPCPHAMAVIEKFHMDSYKYCSDYYSIDYLLKTYEIPVNPLPDETTWQIPEHVSSQVVLPPKEKIKPGRPKRKRGIGGWEGNTVTCALCGRKGHNRRTC